The following nucleotide sequence is from Mesorhizobium sp. J8.
GAAGCCGCTGGAGATCATCGTCTGCGCCACGATGATAAACGTGTCGGTGAGCGACATGCGCCCGCCATAGAGCGCGTTCGCCTCGATCGGGTCGACCGGGGTGCGGAACTTGCGCTTTCTGAGCCAGACCACCGAAAGGCCGAGCAATAGGCCGCCGATCGCCGGATACATCGCCTGCGTCGGATCGGCGAGCGAGAACATCGCCGAAAGCCGGCCGCCCGGCTGCACGTCGAACAGCAGCCAGTGCATGCCTTGCACCAGCGCGCTCATGCCGGTGACCAGCGCGCCCGCGATCATGCCGATCACGCCGGCCATCACCACGATCACGATGCCGCGCGCCTCGAGCACGGGGATCGAGCTGATCAGCACCGCGCGAAGCCGGCGGGCGTAGACTTGTGGGTCGTTTCTGGCAGGCAACGGAACGGCTCGCCGGTATGCGGAGGAAAAGCTGCCGTGGGTGATACGCGCGGCGGCTATGCGTGGCAACCGCAATGCCGACCGCTTGTGGCGCCATTTTGGCGTTGCGCGAATTAGCCTTAAACAAGACTTTTCGTGCGACCAAGTTGATAAACTTAGTCAGGTACGGGGATGGTGAGAGGGCCGCAATCGTCTTCCGCGACGAAGATCGCCAGCAGCTCGGCCGGCTCGGTGGCGCTGGCATTCTCGGCGAAGGTGTGGATCGCGCCCGGCGCTTCGAACCAGGTCTGGCCCTGAGTGTAGGTGACCGCCGGACTGCCTTCCATCTGCGAGCGCAGCGCTCCCTTGATGACGAAGGCCGTGACGGAGCCGGGGTGACGATGCCGCGGCGTGTAGGCATTGGGCGGGAATTCGACCAGCGCCGTGGTGATCGAATGCCCCGGAACATTCGGCAGCTTTTCGCAGGAAAGCGGCTTCACCGTGGTGGTCGGACGCGCCGTCGCCCCTTCTCCGGCATCGGCCCCCATCATGTGGATATGCGCGTCCATCCCGCCAGTGATGGCGGCTGCCCTGTTGCCCCGGACCATGGCCATGCCAAGCAGCCCCATGACGATAGCGACGACGCCGAGCAGCGCCAGCCTTCGCGAAGAGACGTCTTCGATCATGACGGTCGACTCCCTCGTTTACTGGGCCAGGCGAAAGCCGGCGTGCCAGCCGAGTTCGGTGACGGCCTTGTCGATCGTGATTTGGCCATTCGGCTCCGCCACATTGAAGGCGCCCTGCGCGCCCCGCTCGACGGCAAGCAGCGCCGCATAGGCGGCGGCATCTGTATGCACGGCCGGCCCCGCAGCGCTTTCGGCGCCGGTGCCCGGTCCGTAGAGATGGCCGTAGCGGAGCACGATGCCGGTGATCGGCGCGGCGTTGAGCACATGCGCCTCCAGCGCAATGACGCCGCCGACGCTGACGGCGCGGCCACCCTCGGCGCCGCTGTCCAGCGGGTCCGTCTCTGCATGCGGCTCTGCGCCCGGCGCATAGACCCAGGCGATGCTCTGCGCGATCAGCCGCTTGGCGCCGGCAGCCTTGGCCGCCGCGACGAGGTTACGCGTTCCCTCGTCGCGGATGCGGGCATTGCGTGTGGCTGCTTCAGCCA
It contains:
- a CDS encoding NAD-dependent epimerase/dehydratase family protein, which gives rise to MGYRVFLAGASGAIGRRLVPQLVAAGHQVTATTRQAAKTEDLRGLGADPVVVDVFDANALRTAVVAAKPEVVIHQLTDLPAGLEPSKMAEAATRNARIRDEGTRNLVAAAKAAGAKRLIAQSIAWVYAPGAEPHAETDPLDSGAEGGRAVSVGGVIALEAHVLNAAPITGIVLRYGHLYGPGTGAESAAGPAVHTDAAAYAALLAVERGAQGAFNVAEPNGQITIDKAVTELGWHAGFRLAQ
- a CDS encoding cupin domain-containing protein, giving the protein MIEDVSSRRLALLGVVAIVMGLLGMAMVRGNRAAAITGGMDAHIHMMGADAGEGATARPTTTVKPLSCEKLPNVPGHSITTALVEFPPNAYTPRHRHPGSVTAFVIKGALRSQMEGSPAVTYTQGQTWFEAPGAIHTFAENASATEPAELLAIFVAEDDCGPLTIPVPD